ATTTATACAATCCAGTGAATtgtggtcggttttgggctatatCAGAGTCATTTTGAGCGATTTGCGaatcaaaaagcgaattatttgacgaattatgttacactggtaCCACTTTCAGGTATTTCCCGGAGCATGGACTGCAATTATGGTTTCACTTGACAATTCGGGCATTTGGAATTTGCGAGCTGAGAACTTGAACTCTTGGTATTTAGGACAGGAGGTTTATCTTAGTGTTCTAAATCCTGAAAAGGACGATACAGAGGATCCTTTGCCCGATAACACCATATTTTGCGGTTTATTATCATCTTTACAAAGGTAAGTTATATATACAACATTCAATTTGTTCGTTAGTCCTTTGCAAGTTTTGGAGAACAAGCATTTCCGTACAAAAACAAAAGCGAAAAGACTCGTGAAACTCATACGACTGCATTTTCTTCGCTGCATGAACCCTTAAACTTATTAGCCTGAACGTTCTATGTACGATGAAAATAAATGGCATCCGTATTTTCTGATTTTCAAAATCTTTGTTGGATTTAACTTACTTTGCGCACTTCTTACTGTAGGGATCAATCGCAGAGGATAGATTTTTCAGGCACACAGCGGCTTGGCTGTCGAAGCTGTACAACACTGGTTGCTTTAGCTTTGACAGTTATTAGTCTCTTATTTCGGTAGCATATTTTTCGTTGAACTTGATCGACATTTTTGCTGTTGTATTGAAGATACACGCCAAAGGCGCTTTCTCAGACACCACGACACGTCAAAATCTTGCCAGTAATTGTATGATGTTATTAGTTTTAACACAAGACAAGTTTTGGAGCAAATAGAGTAATAGATTGTACCATTGTAATTTGTAACAATAAAGTCACCATTCTTTCCTCATCCTTTAAAGTCACCATCTTTTCTTTGAATAACTGTAATTgtgttttgatttatttgaatGAATAGATAGATGGATTCATACATGTTAGGGGGTGTTCGGTAGCGACTTGAATGCTTTATGCAACTACCCAAAGCATTCAagatcttttatattttttgtcccttcaaaattttacataacactctttaatttattcaatttgtataatataataaattcaaaatgaCACAAAAGTACTTCACATGTGATGTACGTCAATTAAAAAAGTGGTGcaactataaaaaaacaaataatatacactaatttttttaatactaaaaTTACTACTAGCTACTCTTATAAAGCAAAGAAAAATACTCTTTTTGTGAACTAATAATTGCAATTGAGGGGTATTTAGTTCAAGAAGAaatctattttctctttttttttttttggatttgatattgaattttaaaaaatcacggtaaataaaataaatttttgttgaattttctacaataatatcaacttatattaatcatgaataatatcaattCAGAGcgtatttttctagaataaaactaatttttgtttatagtcggttattcaataaaaaacatagttaaattgatggttaaataaaattttgtattattttagaaAACACCTGATTTAAGTTAGTATCATGTTATGAaaattatggaaataaccgATCATATTTCTTCTTAAACATAACTTTTAATTgaccataaataatactaatatagGGATATTCACTAAGAATAATACTCACTTGATTTGTTTCATTAACTTCTTTTATTATCATCTATAAATTTCTTCTCTCTTCAAATTCTAACAACTATCAAATTAAATTTCCCAAATGTTTTGTATGAGTGTGTTAATCAGTTAATATTTTAAACTAGTCAAACAAGCATATTTCTATAACCTAGTTAACACAAACTTTTAGCATATGAACTCCACATTATAAGATTGCATTACCGAAAAACGATCTCTTACAAGATGAGTTAAAaaacatgttttattttttaacaaatggGCATTTGGTCTAGTGGTATCGCTTAGGGTGCGAGAGGTCCCGAGTTCAATTCTCGGAATGCCCCTTTACTACTTTTtcctttttgaattttctttttcttttctgtgagaagaataaaaaagtaCTAAATTCTTCATTGCGTTTTGTGTTGTGAATTGGAGGAGCAGTGCATAGAAAAGACACACACTCAAGCTCTGACCATCTTCTCACCATTTCCGAAACACTCTTCCCCTATCTCCATTGATTCCTGCTCTTCAAAAGGTcagtttttttttaccatttctttttgtATATTCCACTCTAAATTCTCCATTTTTATAACAACTTTATGCATGTTTCATTTGTGGATTGTTTGATCTGATCTACCTACTTGTTTCATTTCAATTTGACAACTCTAGGATTGTGAGAAATTCCTTTGTTTGACTGGTGTCTTTTTTGGGAATAGgggtttttaatttgttatctGAGCTGCAAAGCATTCCCAAATCTAGGTTTTTATTTAAATGACAAACAGTATAGTTTAAAgtgtttaatttagtttttcagTACAGTTATGTCTAATataaaagggttttttagttAGGGTTTGATCAATGTGCATTCGAAAGTTGATATTTCTTTACCAGTCTTTTTATCTTAATGTGTGTGCTGGTATTTGGTGTTTTGAAGCTGACAAGTAGCTAGGTTTTTTGTCTAAGACTTGGAAATGTATGggtattttctgaaattgaaaTAATTATACTTCATTCAAGTTCAAGGCTTGCAAAGTTAGGGTTCAACGGGTGCGTatcaaagtttaaatttaaCGGAAAGAGATAGTTGATAGAGAAGAAATAGTTATCGGAATTAGTATCATTGGTAATGGTTCAGTGATGCCTAATGTTACGCGACATAACACTGAATATATCGGCTGAAAGCATAAGGATATAAGATATCCTTGAAACTGactaaattattttctttacgACTTTACAACACGGGAAATATTAGTTCAATTTTTTGAAAACCTATACAAGGACGaagcggccttgtttttgcttTATGATTACTATAGTTTTCCTAGAAAGGTATAGAGATAAATTAGTTCACCATTACCTAATTGGTTGCGTGGATGGGCAATTTCCTCAAAATTAGCTTAAAGCCTGAAATCCATTTCCAATTCATGGATTATAGTGAATTGGGTAGCACTGGATTAGATAGTATGCATTGCAGATTTGCAGGTATTTGAtagaaatttatgttttttttggaTTTATGGAATATGTCTTTGTAGCTGCTCGTGGCACTCTACTGCTTGTAGAGTGGTCAATTGATGTTATTTAAAATTGCAACCTTTTCGGTCTTATGTAGGAACTTGATGGAGAACAGTTCGGGTGAAGAATCCGGTATCAGTGATTCAGAAATTGAGGAGTATGTAGAGAAACCGTATAAAGAATTGCAAACTGGACAATACAAGGTGAAGAATGCAAATGGCACCCTTAGATGCCCATTCTGTGCAGGAAAGAAGAAACAGGCGTATGGGTTTAAGGACCTATATCAGCATGCATCTGGCGTTGCCAAGGGTGCTTCGCATCGAAGTGCTAAACAAAAAGCTACCCATCTTGCATTAGCGAAATATTTGGAGATTGATTTAGGTTTTGGCGCTGCACAACCTACAGCTGAAGTGGAACCTCAAGCAAGTGAGAAGAAAGAGGAGCTCTATTGCTGGCCGTGGATCGGTGTTGTTGTCAATATTACGAAAGATGAGCAAACTGGAAAACAATTGACCGATGGGGGGTTCTGGATGAAAACTTTTTCCAAGTATAAGCCTCTGGGAGTCGAAGTTTTTCATGATGAAGTAGACCAAACAGCGCAAGCTGTGGTTCACTTTGAGAAGGAGTGGAATGGTTTTAAAAATGCAGTGGATTTTGAGAAGTCATTTGAAGCTGGTCGTCACAGCAAAAAAGAGTGGATTACCAGCAAAACTAATCTCGGTGCTGGTATCTACGGATGGTTTGCGCGTGCGGATGATTATCGTGCAGAGGGCCAGATGGGAGAATACCTTCGCAAGAATCGAGAACTCAAGACTCTTTCAGAAGTTATGGAAAGGGGAAAGCAAGATAATGATGTTGTCAACTTGACTAATGAGATTGACATGAAGAACCAGAATTTGGATGAAATGCAATCAAAGGTCAACGAGAAGGCTATGTCCTTGAGCCGAATGCTTGAAGAGAAAGACTATCTCCACCAAGCATTTTATGAAGGTGCTTTTTTCTCCCCCCCACCTCCGACTCTATCTGCTATGCTGCTTTCACTGATGCATCTGTGATCTGTTTAAAAAATGTTagaatttgtttgtttcgcTTTCTGTTTGTCATTGTGGTTATATTCTCCATGTGGAACAACTGAAAGTGAGGTGAGGAAAATATGCTTCTTGCTCATGAACCTTTAACCTATCCCTAGTCGAGTTTTGTTTTCAAAGTGTGGAAAGGCTTTTGCTGAATGAGTACAAGAGCTATCTGGCAATTGTCTATCAGTGTTTTCTCATTTCTAATCTTTGATATTTAGTTTTTTGATATTTAGAGCTATAGATTTCTCTCAATCTCTCCATTTTCTCCAGAGTATTTCTTTCTTCTGGTAATATGGTATTTGATGGATCTGAATATTGACGAGAAATCGAGAATATTTGTTATGTTAGTTTTTAGTGCATCTTCTGAAAATTTGcctatttatttctttaatttgatCATAACATGTTCTTGGCACATCTTTTCCTCTTGGtgcattttatgatttttttaagaaCCCTCCCTCCAAAGCCTTGTAGGGAAGACTCCGGTGAAAAATTGACATACTCGAAAAATTAGAATGGTATAGTTTTGTTACCTACTGGAAATATCTCTTGATAAAGTTTCCATGTGTGATTCTCACCAGAAACCCGGAAGATGCAGCGCATTGCTCGGGATCATGTTCAAAGGATATTAGCAGAGCAAGAAAAGATGAATCATGAATTAGAGTCGAAAAAAAGACAGCTTGATTGGCGTACCAGAGAATTAAGCAAACGTGAAGTCTTAACTGAACGTGAAAGGCAAAAGCTTGAGGAGGAGAAGCTGCAGGTGAcctatttttttactttataaaaaaaattatttttttggttcttTTATGTCAACAATTGCCTTGATTTAATCGTGACTTGAATTTGAAGAAAAGACAAATCAATATACAGTATACTTACctacatatgtatgtatgtatgtatgtaataaTTATATGATTACTATGAATCGcctatttttgaaattaagataGTTGGCCAGGTTTAGTTAATGACTGTGTTGTGGGCTTCAGTTGCTGAGAATCATCCTGTACATATCCAACCTTTAGTTGTAAGTGGCCCGCTTGGTTGGTGGtgctaaatggtggtaatgtgaatgatttatagtgtaaaaatttcatcaaaatttccatatcattcccatggtgatgaaactttgatcataaaaaagttttttgtttagaaattttcattaccacctgaTACCACCTCTCCcgatggtaatgcattggaatgaattttatgaagaaaatgagatgattgaagtttagaatgaattttatgaagaaaatgagatgattgaagttgggaatgaattttatgaagaaaatgagatgattgaagttggacaagcatggccatcaagttagacaagagatttttcaactaaaattacactagtttttcattccctttactaccgtttattaccacctaccaaacgggccgctAGTGGTTTTAGTATGTTCAATTATACGCCAACTCCATTGTGTTGTTCTAAAGCATTCAAGTAAGATTTTACTCTGATGGAAAAGTGAAGGATTATCCTGTACCATACATTTACTGTTTCTTTTTTCAAGGTATCTTGCCTCTTGACCTATTAAATCTTAACTTGTTTCTATCCATAAAAGATCCACGTCGTGTTCTCATTTCTCATTTTCTTGCTTGTTATGCTATCATTGTCTGTTCTCGATAAGTCTGATCTCTACGTATGGTCACATGTGAGCTATTAGGATGCTTCAAATCCCCGCTTATGTTTTCTTATTTTGGGTGAATTTTTATGATCTTTCAGAATGATGAAAGAAATAATTCGCTGCAAATGGCTTCTGCGGAGCAAAAAAAATCAGATGAAAATGTGCTGAGGCTTGTTGAAGAACAAAAGGTGAATTTTAATTTGCATATGCCATTGAAGCTTTTACATTCTGTATTGATCTGTTACTGACTAAGATCGTTGTGCtcagagagagaaagaggaggCACTGAAGAAGATTCTTCACTTAGAAAAAGAGCTGGATGCTAGGCAGAAGTTGCAGTTGGAGATCGCggagttaaaaggaaaattagaagtgatgaagcatcttggagatgaagatgatgaagcaGTCCAGCGGAAGATGAAGGAGATGAATGAAGAATTGAATCAGAAGATTGAAGATATGAACCATCTTGAAACAATGAATCAAACACTTATGATCAGGGAAAGGCAAAGCAATGATGAATTGCAAGAAGCTCGGAATGTGTTAATTTCAGTACGTATTCCTGACTTTTATTCTTTAACATATATAAAATGAATGGTTTTTTTGCCAATGTTGTATTATAAAgctattatttgaattttgaacTGAAACTTATTGTTGATGGATAGTGAATGACTGGATCATTGGAATACCTTGAAAGTAACCTTAAAATGCAGGGGTATTTGGTGAGAAAGTTGTAGTTTACAAGCTGCataaactcaaccaaaagcttaagctgatggttgaggctctaggatatgttatatactctaacacgcccctcacacgagagccttttggccagaagtgtggatgcagcataAAACCTCCTTATATCTGGCgcaaaatattccactttagaTGATGAGGGGTTTGAGATTCGAACTCGAGACCTTGTATCACGCTGGCTATGATGcaatgtcaaggaaccaactcaaccaaaagcttaagctgatggttgaggctctaggatattttatatactttaacaataTATTCGCCATTTAGGTTGATTCCATTTCAGTTCAaggttatatgttaattattattcttattgtgtTGAGTGCTTCTTTAGTTGCATTGAAAACCTGTGGTCATTTGAGATGGATTTGTGAATTTTATATTTGCTGCGGGGTGCTATACCGCTTTTTGTTTTGGACTAATTCTCCTTGCATGTTGAAGTATATGTAATTTACTGTTTTGTTCTAGGCTCTGTTGGACATCTTGCAAAGCAATCGCACAAATATTGGAATAAAGAGAATGGGGGAGATTGACGAGAAGGCTTTTGTTGCTGAGTGCAA
This Amaranthus tricolor cultivar Red isolate AtriRed21 chromosome 13, ASM2621246v1, whole genome shotgun sequence DNA region includes the following protein-coding sequences:
- the LOC130798186 gene encoding factor of DNA methylation 1-like gives rise to the protein MENSSGEESGISDSEIEEYVEKPYKELQTGQYKVKNANGTLRCPFCAGKKKQAYGFKDLYQHASGVAKGASHRSAKQKATHLALAKYLEIDLGFGAAQPTAEVEPQASEKKEELYCWPWIGVVVNITKDEQTGKQLTDGGFWMKTFSKYKPLGVEVFHDEVDQTAQAVVHFEKEWNGFKNAVDFEKSFEAGRHSKKEWITSKTNLGAGIYGWFARADDYRAEGQMGEYLRKNRELKTLSEVMERGKQDNDVVNLTNEIDMKNQNLDEMQSKVNEKAMSLSRMLEEKDYLHQAFYEETRKMQRIARDHVQRILAEQEKMNHELESKKRQLDWRTRELSKREVLTERERQKLEEEKLQNDERNNSLQMASAEQKKSDENVLRLVEEQKREKEEALKKILHLEKELDARQKLQLEIAELKGKLEVMKHLGDEDDEAVQRKMKEMNEELNQKIEDMNHLETMNQTLMIRERQSNDELQEARNVLISALLDILQSNRTNIGIKRMGEIDEKAFVAECKKRFTLDEAMIKASEGCSLWQENLKDPAWHPYKIIESDGKAEEIINEDDEKLKKLTAEWGDEVYKTVTVALLEINEYNPSGRYVVNELWNYKEGRKATVKEVVNYIFKNLKTQKRKR